The sequence AACAGTTTATTAGCTTGATAagaagtcagtgttattttgaggAAGCTGGCTTTCTTGCCATCCAGTCTAAAATCTAGCTCTGTTTTAATCCCAATTACTTCACTACTTCCACACTTTGGTATATCAATTTGTGGTTTAGGATTTGGCAAGACTGTGCACAGGAGAAGCAAACCAACGAACAGTCCAAGTAAAAGCAAACTCATCACCTATGTGGGAAACTGTGTATAAGCACAGGTTTATTTTTACAGTGTAAAAATAATCACATGGAAACAATGGTAAACATGTAATCAAAAAATGTTAGAAACAGAATGAACCAtaacaaaagaactaaaaaagcAAACGGGGAAAATATCTGAAACAATATCTCAAAGGTTGCTCTTTTAGACTATGGCATGCTATTCCTTGGctacacaaaaacaaaattttctttcctctgacaACCCATTTTCTGACCGTGCAACAGAATCAGAATACTCAGAATAGTTCTTGTTGAACTATTTACACTGAGTTAACACCTGGCTTATTCTTAGAGAGAGTAGATGTTTAGGGCAGTTGGAAGGAAATAGCCATTTATAACTGTTCAAAAAATTACTCGTTCAATAagttaaaatttgatttttaaaaaagcaggctGTCAAAATATTTAAGAGGATGGCAATAAAAGTATGTTGTGTATAGAACATATCAAGGGTGACACCAACTCCATCCATATCTACTGGATGGAAGCAAGATGTGCTTTTCTTAGAGTTTatactaggcaaaaaaaaaaaaaaaaggcatttttattttaaccagatGTGAAAGAATTAAACCcaatattttcaagtatttttagtGCCATATGATGTCATCTGATTTTATATCTTCTGAGGgataatgtgtattttttaaattgtgaagcCAGTTTCCATGTATGTACTTAAAGTCTTATATATGATAAATTACAATAAACAAATTATAACACTGCAGAACATGCTTTTGGCTGTTTATGtcaaaaagcagagagagaaatttaGTTTCTCAATAGGAAATGGAATTAAAAGCATGTGAAATGTCTTCTGCGCGCCTTCAAGGTAGTCCTTATTTCAGTGACTATTGTACTCCTCCAAATAGGTCCAGGGCAGGGATTGCTGGGCCATGTCCTCCAAATAGTACAATGGCCTCTTTCCTGAAATGCCAACAAAGCAGCCCCTGGACTACATAGGCACTGTTTGCAATATTTCGCTAGTCATCCAGGGAACCACAGTTTTTAAACAACCAGGCCCTTCCTTTTTTATTGGTAATATGTTTTCAGTGACGGTCTTACACATGCTATACATCCCCATTGCCACTAACCCAGATAGGGCCGAATTTCCCAGGATCGTGGCGCCACCCTTGTCTTCTGGAActggcaggggaaggaggaggccctTAAGCGGACAGACGAGAACTTGCTTCCTCGCACTTTTCTCTGGAGCAGCATCAGGCGAGCAGCCACACCCAGGAGCAAGAGTGTGGCCCTCAATGGCTTTGCTGAGTGAGCTTCTCTGAGACGTCTCTCCCGGGAAAGAGATTTCTTAAAAACCATTGAAAGCTTTCCAGAGGGCGAAAGCGAGATGATCGGGAGCCAAGGTTAGCATAAATGCTTCCACTCCTCCTGAGTTCATTTCggaaacaaggaaggaaagaggcagtcACCACTGCTGACTTGTGGATGCCTAATCCAGCAactccccaccccgaccccccccccccaattaaGAAAGAGACGCTAAGAGTAAAGTTAATATTACTGCAGGGCCGTTGGTGTATTAAATGTTGTTGAATTAAAAAGCCATTCGCTTAGACCAAAGTCTCCTCCATCCACCACCCACACTTGAGCACAGAACATTCCGGGCAAAGCCCCCTTGCCCTTCCCTCCTTGGCGAAGTCCTCTAGGGTGGGCAAGCCTGGCGTGGGGCGGGGGAGGATTGGGGGCTGAGGACTGTGCCAGCTCCTGAGGACTCTGCCAGGGGCTCCCGAAGCACAGCAATTTCCCAGGACAGTGCCCATGTTCCGTTGCCCCCCCCCTGCCCTCCCCGAGTCTCTTTTCCTGGCTGAGGCTGGAACCCTGGAATGGTTTGGGGACCAATGAGGTGGCAGCAGTTGACGCAGGGATCACGGTGAGGGGCGATTTCATCTCCGGGGGGAGAGGCCGCCAAGCGGGGGAGGGAGGcggaggagaaagggagaagcgGGGCAAAAAGTAGGAGGGGAGGAGCGGAGAAAGCCAGTTGAGGGGCGGCAAAGGCAGCAGAGGTACCAGAGCGAAAGGTACAGAAGACAGAGCAGGTTCGCTGACCGCCTCGGGCAGGAAGGCGGGCGGGGGTCCGGGGCGACGAGGCGGCGCGGTCGGGGCGCGGGCCGCGCGGGGGGCGCCGCGGGGAGGGTCGCCGTCAGTCAGGCTGAGGGGGCTCGCGGGCCGGGGGGGCGGGCACCCGGCGCACTGCAACGCGAGGGCACGGCGGCCCCTGAAGCCCGGGCAGCGGTGACCGCGCCCCCATCCCAGAGGTGCGCCCGCGCCGCGCCCCGCTTCCCTCCGCGCCGGCTCCTCGCCCGCCGCCCCGGGGCCGCCCCCGCCCGCTCGCGTCTGTTGCGGGGCCCGGGGAAAGGCGCCGGAGGCCCGGCCGCATTGTGACGTAGCGGGGCCGCGGCAGCGCCTCCGCCGCCCGCCCGCTCCGGCTGCGGCGGTTCCTGCTCCCGCCGCCGCCGTCcatccgtccgtccgtccgtccgtaGTCCGCGCTCCCGAGCCCCCGCAGCGCCGGGCGTCCCCGGTGAGTCCAGGTCCTGGGCGGGCGCCgcggggaggtggggggcggTGCCGCGGGCGGCTGAGCCTTTCCAAGTTTGCACCGGGCGACCGGGGCGGGTGTCGCCCTGGCTCCCACCGAGCCCCGGGCCCCCTTTGTGCCGCGAGTCCCGGCTGCTCGAGTAGCAGCGGTGCCTCTGCAGAAAGGGTTTGGGGGGAGGTCTCTACAGCGACGGCGGCGGCAGCTGCCAAGCGGCTACTctccttgggggaggggggaacagCCCCCGCCTCAATTTCCAAAGGATTGTTCTTTTCATTTGCCGGTTTCGTGTGGGTATTATTCTTGCTGCTACCTGGGATCGTATCGGAGGCAGGGATGGGCAGTGCCGCGGCTCCTAAGAGCTGAGATAATGAGGGGCGAAGTAATAGTAATAGCAACAGCACCACCAACAATAATAGTAATCGCAGAAGAGGGACGCCTGGGGTTGCCACGGCCCAAGGGGAGCCCCTCGCTCAGCCGCACCGCGCCCACTGGCTGCTCCGTCTTGCCCGGGCTTCGACCGCCACCCTCGGGCGCCGTCCTGCGTCCCGGGCTCGTCCGCGTCAGTTTTAGCCAGGAGTGTTTGTCTCCTGGCCTTCTTCCGTGGTGATGACTTTCATCTGCAGGTGGTAAGTGAGGTGAACTGGTATTTTGGCTATTGTCAAATGCCAcgttttgtttatttcatttttacgaaaagaaaagagggaaaattatGAGCCATTACTGGCAGCCATACAGTTTCCACAGGAAATACTAGCATTCTTTGAGGAACACGCTACTGCTTGCGGGGAAGAAAGTCTTTGggaaacaaaaaggcaacagCATTGTTGCTCATTTTCAATGGACCGCTAGGAGGGGGGGAAACGTGGTGTTTTTTCCTGTGGGAACAGTCTTTCCTTGGGAAAGTTAATTAAGCTTACTATCAGTGGCCGTTTTTCACTTGCTGGTGGCTGGGCCCCACTCCTCTTGGCTATTACTGACAAGTGTCCATCAAAGAGCCCAGAGGAAGGGAGAACCACTGCAGGGCAGTCTCACCACACACCACGTGCTGTGGAGCCCAGCCAGGATGCAGTTTGCAAAATGAAATAAGGGCTGTCTGGGGAGGTTTATGAGGATTACATGTGTGCAGAGTATGTCAGTCCTCCAAGGTGTCACTCTAAACACATCATTTTCAAGCAGGGCTTTCCTTGCTGAATCTGCAGGAAGGCAAAAACCTATTTCTCTTATTATGGAGCAGATGTCCCAGTTGGGAATGGGTTGAAATCTGTATTTCATTTGTacatactgaaattttaaaaggcaaagaggACAAGGTGTGGGAAAGCAGTATGTTAATGTGTTTACATCTGGGAGAGAATGTCTGTTGGATATTTCTGATGCATCTCAATATTAAATTACATTCAGCTTGGTTAGAGTCTAGGAAGACTCCCTTAAGGTGTCCTTAAAACTATTTGAAAAGGTGTGACATTTTCATCAGCATAGCAGAAGTCTCTCTGGAAGGCAGTATTAACTGAAGATTACCCATAACCAAATATGTAGGAGTTCCAGGtctagaaacaggaagaaaacgATGGTCGTTCTCTTAAGGATCTTTGCACATCTCAGTTAGAAATTAAGTATCAAAAATAAGCTATACAATTTTGAAcataaacttcattttatttataggaAGCATTTCATGAGGAAAGAGGTTACAATATGGTGGATTTGAAATGATGCTGCATTTATTGATTTGACATTTATTGTGTATTGATATCCAAAAGGAAGGGACTAAAGCAAATGAATTTCTCTGTCCACTATGTCACAGCTTTGCTACTTCCAAGTAGTTGTTCTTGTGCAGGTATATAGTAGAAATGCAGAACAGAGGCCAAGAAACTTTGTGTGCGCTGTTGTCTGGGAAGGAATTGTAGCGGTACTTTACTGCTCTTAAGAGGAGGGAAACCCACATAACCATCTAATACAAACAAATGATCTTTGATATTATCAGAGAAAGCCTGGAGCTGTTTTTCTTGCCATACTGAAGGCATTTCTTGTCAAGAGAGGAAATCTCCCAAGGAGCAGGTACATCATTATAAGAAACACAAGGGAATTTCTCTTCTAAATGCAAAATCTAATTGAACAGCAGCAAGAGAATCAGTGACACTCTTAGAAGGCTTGTTTTTGGCGGTCTGTCAGATTAGGGTTGCAAACCACATAGGAGAAATAAGTGTcttgggagaaaaataatttcctggTGAAAATCAGACATTTGCTTCTGTGAAACTTTTACCTTTATATACTTGTTTCCTTGTGCCCCTTAGACTGGTGTGCAGATTCCACTTACAAGAattaattttctgaaaatgaatcaatgaaatggTTACTAATATGATTTATACTAtgcatgatattttttaaatgtatggttATTATCAAGATTTATGCCGTAACTTGCAAACCtcaaggcactttttttttttatttcaaatttattatttttggctgtgttgggtcttcgctacTGCGCACGGGCCCTCTCCAgtgcggcgagcggggccactcttcgctgcggtgcacaggcttctcactgcggtggcctctcctgctgcggagcacaggctccaggcgcgcgggtttcagtagttgtggctcgcgggctctagagcacaggctcagtagttgtggcgcacaggcccagccgccccgcggcatgtgggattttcccagaccagggcttgaacccgtgtcccctgcattggcaggtggactcccaaccactgtgccaccaggaaagccccctatGCATGATTTTTTGCTTTACATAGGTTAGATAactagattttatattttatggtttGTACCTTATCAGctctttttttaagcttttaaaagtaATGATCAAAATATGTGTTGAAATGATTAATGTTAATTGATATGATTGATGGCTGGGCCCTGGAAAAGTACTGATCGATTCCTAAATAGTCATCGTGTATACACTTTGTACATACATGGGATATAAAAATATGCAGAGTCTCTTCACAAGGAACTTACAAGGGGGAAATAGGACACATGAAAAATAATGGTACAAAAGatgaaagaagatattttatGATTGAGTGCCCAAGACACTGAGTAGTAATTGAAAAGGAATTCCCAGGAGAAATTAACCAAATCAGCTTAGATGTTTTATCAGTTATCCATTGCTGTGTAGCAAATCACCCCCAAATGTAGTTGCTTAAAATGATGCTATAGCTTGCAATTCTGTGGTCGGCAGTTCAGGTTGAGTTCAGCTAGGTGGTTCTTCTGCTGGTCTTGGTTGAGTCCCTCAGTTATCTTCAGTCAGCTGGTAGTTTGGATGATCTAGGATGACCCCATTTATGTCTGGCAGTTATTAGGTCACATTAACAGGTAACTGGGGCATGTGCCTCCCATTCTCCAGCTGACTAGCGTGGGCTTCTTTATGTGGCAGACAAGCAGCGCTCCAAAAGCAGTGAAAGAGAAAATCCCAATTCGAGGTGATCTTTAAGCCTCTGCTTGTACTGTATTATAGTTGCTACCTTCCCATTGGCCAAATCAAATCACAAGGTCACCCCAGATTCAAGGGGTATTGAAAGACTCCACTTACGATCAGAGGGAGCTGCAAAAAATTGTAGCAATTTCTTTTCAATCTAGTACGTGTATGAAAACACTTGTTCTAGCAAATGTTTTGTGCTGAGGGATAGTGTACTATAAGATAGTATACTTGGAGACAGCCCAGAATTGAGGCTAGGGAATTGCCCTATAAATCATTGTGCTATAATCTTTGTTCTGAAAACCACAGGTAGAGGAGGAGGAGTGACAACGATAAAATTTTAGCCATATCCTCTCCCAGCGGCGTTAGGATGGTCTGGAGGCAGTAGGTTGGTAGCAGAGTCAGCAGTCCCCGGTGGGAGGTGAGGAAAGCTCTGCAaaggtggaggcagagagaaTGGAAAGGGAGGGATCGACCTGGAAGAGCCCAGATTTATCGTTAGGTGACTGATTACAGTCAGAAtcattatgagaattaaaaaagCTTGAGTGATTGAAAGAATGATCGTGCTGTTGtgagaaatagagaaatcaatAAGTGATTTATTTGGGGGGAGGAGAAAAATTCAGTTCCAGGAAGGTtgattaaaagagataaatggAATGTGAACGTACTTTACAAGCTGCAGAGTATGCTATGAATGTCACTATTGCTTAGTGTTTAAATGTCAGTGGGTTATATACGGCTACGGTTTCTCTAGTTGtaaagcaacagaaaacaaaatgcaacCTGGAGGATATCCTAAGGGTCGAAGGGAAGTCAGAACCACTCTCAGGATAGAAACAAAACCTCTCTGGGGGGCTGGGGAGTAGGAACTGAAGTTCTTTTTCCTGAGGCACACAGCTGGAGGTCTGCCCAGGGAAGGCTCTGCCCTTGGACTTAGTGAAGCAGGAAAGAGAGCTCCTTGGGCCTAGTGTGAGTGGCAGGCCGCTGCTGAGCCAGAAGCCTTGACTGACAGCCCTGCTAAGACAGCACACAGTAGGGAATAGGTGGGCGCTTCCTCAAAGGACATGGGCGCAGTGCCATCAGAATTGGGAATGGACACAGGGTGGCAAAACCAGCCAGTATCCGCCAGAGATGAACACTTGAAGATTTATTTGGGCCTAGCCACTGGGAGGCAGGGTGGGTAGGAGGTGACAATTTAGGCACATTTACATAGAGATGTCGGCGCATTAATGACAGTTAAAGCCATGCTAGTGGCAGGGTTTTCTCATGGAGGGAGAGTAGAGAAAGGAGAGAGCCGGCACGATGCATCATCCAGGCTCCTCCATAAACGTCAGTGGATATTTTATTAGCGGGGAGAGGAACGCAGAACACGTTC comes from Tursiops truncatus isolate mTurTru1 chromosome 3, mTurTru1.mat.Y, whole genome shotgun sequence and encodes:
- the LOC141278241 gene encoding uncharacterized protein, which translates into the protein MPSVWQEKQLQAFSDNIKDHLFVLDGYVGFPPLKSTRGSPWAVATPGVPLLRLLLLLVVLLLLLLLRPSLSQLLGAAALPIPASDTIPGSSKNNTHTKPANEKNNPLEIEAGAVPPSPKESSRLAAAAAVAVETSPQTLSAEAPLLLEQPGLAAQRGPGARWEPGRHPPRSPGANLERLSRPRHRPPPPRGARPGPGLTGDARRCGGSGARTTDGRTDGWTAAAGAGTAAAGAGGRRRRCRGPATSQCGRASGAFPRAPQQTRAGGGGPGAAGEEPARREAGRGAGAPLGWGRGHRCPGFRGRRALALQCAGCPPPRPASPLSLTDGDPPRGAPRAARAPTAPPRRPGPPPAFLPEAVSEPALSSVPFALEEWKHLC